CATAACTTTAAATGAAGTCCCCTTTTTGTACAGTGTTATCATATAATCGTCAGTAATGCCGGGCTTACGAGGCATACGCATGTCCTCCCCTTTATTTATCATTCTTCATCAAACAATAGAAATTTATATTTATTATACAAACATACGTTCTTTGAGTCCATTGAAAAGCCTTTCTTCGCTTTATATACATAAAAAAGTACGCTTCTATAAGAAGCGTACTTTTAAAATCTTTATAGTTCGAAATCCAGTGCCAGAATGTCAGACATTCCAATCTCTTTTAAGTATGAAACTACTTTTTGGTGCTCCTCATGAGGTCCATATTGCTCAAGGGCTTCCTGATCTTCAAAGCGAACGGTGAGTCCTAGTTCGTACCCTTTGCTACGGTCGGAGAAATTTACTCCCGCTTGCAGATCTACGATACCAGGAATTTTATTTTTAAGTGAAGTTAACTTTTGGATAGCTTCATTTTTCTGTTCATCAGTCGTTTGATCGTTAAACTTAAATAATACAACATGTTCAATCATTCTTTTAACACCTTTCTTATCTACAACAAAGTTAGTTTATTTTTAGTAGTTGCCCTTTATTATTATATCACTTTAAAGAAGATAACAAACTTTTGATGCCTAACTCCCTTTAAATGACTTATGTGGACCTTTTTCAAGCAAGAAAAAAGTGATTTACTTTTTTGTCAGAATATTATAAAATTTAAAGAAGGAATCATACTATTGCCTCTAAGCCCATCCCAGGCATAAACAGGCATAAAGCTTTTCCTACCCTCTAAATTGAATATGAAACAACTGTTAATCTTGCTCTCCTGCCTCCTCCAGGACGGGGTCCAGCAAGTAAAAAGCCAGTTTGAACGTGCACATATTCATGTGTCTCTTCAAACTGGCTTTTTTTATTTATTAGAAGGAGCGTGATCCAATGTGAGCACTTCTTTAGATGGGATTCGAGTAGTCGATCTTACGCGAGTATTAGCCGGTCCCTACTGTTCCATGATTCTTGGAGATCTTGGAGCTGAAGTGATTAAAGTAGAAGCCCCAGGTGGCAGTGACGACACAAGAAAGTGGGGTCCTCCCTTTCAAGAAGGCGTAAGTGCTTATTATCTTTGTGCCAACCGTAATAAAAAGAGCATCACGGTTGATTTAAAATCGCCAAAGGGCTCAGAAATTATAAAAAAATTAGTAGAAACTAGCGATGTAGTCATGCATAACTTTAAAACTGGGACAATGAAACGATTAGGTCTGGATTATGATGCATTAAAAGAAATAAACCCGCGTATTGTGTATTGTTCGATTACTGGATTTGGAGAAACAGGCCCCTTTAAGCATCTGCCTGGCTATGACTTTATTATCCAGGCCATGAGTGGTCTTATGAGTATCACAGGAGACACCGATTCCGGTCCTCAAAAGCTAGGGATTGCCATAACAGATGTTCTAACAGGGTTATATGCCTGTATCGGTATACAAAGCGCTCTTTTAGAGAGAGTGACATCTGGTGAAGGTCAAATGGTTGATCTTTCTTTATATGATTCAGCCGTCTCCTCTCTCATTAATATTGGTAGCAATTATTTAATGTCAGGTCAGGTTCCTGAACGTTTAGGCAATCATCATGCGAATATTGTACCTTATCAAACGTTTTGCTCTTCTGATGGTGAGATGGTGATAGCAGTAGGGAATGACCGACAGTTTAAGTCTTTATGTAAGCTAATGGATATGCCGGAACTGGCTTGGGATCCACGGTTTGCGACAAATCCTGACCGTGTGGCTCATCGCAAGGAACTCGTTCCTCTATTGCAGAAACGGTTCTCTACACACTCAACCGCTTACTGGAAAGATTTATGTCACAAAGAGGACGTTCCGTTTGGACCGATACAAACAGTTGATGAACTCATACAAGATCCTCAACTACAAGCCCGAGAAATGTTTGTAAGTGCGCATCATCCGAAGGCCGGACTCATCAAAATGATTGGTAGTCCTTTGAAGCTTTCAAGAACACCTACTTCTTTAACTCGCCATCCACCTGAACCAGGAGAACATACAGCGGAAGTCCTTTCCGCGTTAGGCTATACTCAAGATGATTTAGAACGCATGAAAAATAATCAATCCATATAAGGAGATGCTTACGATGAATTTTGAACTCACTGAAGAACAATCCATGCTTCAAAAAACTGTTCGTTCCTTTGTTGATCAGGAAATCATGCCCTATATAGATGAATGGGATGCTAAAGGACATTTTGACACGGACACCTTGAAGAAAATTTCAGAGCTTGGTCTTATGGGAGTGTGCATTCCTTCGAAATACGGTGGTAGTGGGATGGATTATAACTCACTAGCAATCGTTTGCGAGGAGCTTGAACGAGGAGATACCGCTTTTCGAACTGCAGTCTCTGTTCACACCGGTTTGAATAGTATGACTCTCCTTCAGTGGGGAACTGAAGCGCAAAAAGAAAAATATCTGATCCCACAAGCAAAAGGAGAAAAAGTTGGAGCATTTGGTTTAACAGAACCAGGTGCAGGATCTGATGTAGCCTCGTTACAGACGACAGCAAAGCTAGATGGCAATGAGTATGTTTTAAATGGTCAAAAAACCTGGATTTCTCTTTGTGACACTGCTGATCACTTCTTAGTTTTTGCCTATACAGATAAAGAGAGAAGTCATCATGGGATTTCTTGTTTTATAGTAGAAAGGACGATGCAAGGCTTTTCTTCTAAAGCAACAAAAGGGAAACTTGGAATCAGGGCCGGAAACACTGGAGAATTATTCTTTGATGATATGCGGGTCCCTAAAGAGAATCTTGTTGGAAAAGAGGGAGATGGTTTTAAAATTGCCATGTCCGCTCTCGACAATGGACGATTTACTGTTGCTGCTGGAGCTTGTGGTCAAATTATGGCGTGCCTAGAAGCGAGTGTGGATTATTGTCATGAACGTCAGACATTTGGAAAAGAAATTGGGAAACATCAGTTGGTGAAACAAATGATTGCCAATATGGAAGCTGGTCTGCAGATGAGCCGCTTACTTGTATGGAAAGCAGGTGAATTAAAAAATAGTGGCAAACGGAACACGAGGGAAACCTCTCTCGCTAAATGGCAAGCATGCGATTTTGCTAATAAAGCTGCGGATGATGCTGTTCAAATCCACGGAGCGTATGGTTATTCAAATGAGTACCCTGTTGAACGATACCTGCGCAATTCAAAAGCTCCTGTCATTTATGAAGGGACCAGAGAAATTCATACTTTGATGCAAGCAGATTATGTGCTTGGTTATCGTAAAGATAAATCCCTTGATCATATGCTGCCGAAATGGCCATTTGAAGATTAGGAGGCGATGTTTATGACAGAATTGAAGCATTACCACCATTCTATTTATATCGATGGGAAATGGGAAGGTTCAGAATCAGGAAAGACCGCTAGTGTCATGAATCCTGCTACCCTTGAGAAACTGACTGATGTATCCTTTGGAGGACGAATAGAAACTCAAAAAGCCATACAATCCGCTTCGCTCTCCTTTCCCGAATGGTCGAAAAAGACAGCTCGCGAACGATCAAGGATCTTATATCGCGTTCATGAATTACTGTTAGAGCGTCTTGACGAGCTGGCTACGATTTTAACACTTGAACAAGGAAAACCTCTAAAAGAAGCGAAGGGAGAAATTCGTGCTTCTGCTAGTTTTTTTCTATGGTATGCAGAAGAAGCCAATCGTTTATATGGTGAGTGGATCCCCTCTTCTCTCCCTGGGAAAAGGCTCCATGTCATCCCCCAACCAGTTGGTGTGATTGCTGCGATTACGCCTTGGAACTTTCCATCATCCATGATAGCGAGAAAAGTTGCACCCGCTCTTGCTGCTGGATGCACAGTCGTACTTAAACCTGCTCCGGAAACACCTTTGTCGGCGATTGAACTTATTACTATTTTGGATGAAGCCGGAGTCCCACCAGGCGTGGTTAATCTGGTCACAGGTGATGCAGAAGAAATTGGTGCCGTTCTAATGAAAAGTAAAGAAGTACGTTTGCTCACCTTTACTGGTTCCACAGATGTTGGGAAACATTTAATGCGAGGAAGTGCTGACACCGTAAAGAAACTATCTCTTGAACTTGGCGGTCACGCACCTATTCTAGTATTTGAAGACGCAGACTTAAAACGGGCTGCTACCCAAACCATAGCTAGTAAATTTCGAAACAGTGGCCAGACTTGTATTTGCGCAAATCGTGTTTATGTACATGAAGACATAATGGATGAATTCACGGAATTACTGAAGGAAAAACTTAACCAATTAAGACCAGGTAATGGGTTGAAGGATGAAATAGACTTAGGTCCTCTCATCCACCGTCAAGCATTAGACAAAGTTCAAGCTCAATTAGAAGACGCTCTTCATAAGGGAGCAAAAGTGTTAGTCGGAGGAGGACCGTTATCGACAGGTCTTAAGGGTCATTTCTACTCTCCTACCCTGTTGAAAGATGCAACGGATCAAATGGACGTTATGTCAGCAGAAACATTTGGTCCTCTTCTTCCCTTGCAGTCATTTACAGATGAAGAGGAAGTCATTCAAAAAGCCAATGATACCGATTATGGTCTGGCTGCCTATCTGTTCACAGAAAATTTAAGCCGAGCAACGAGAGTGTCAGAATCACTTGCTTATGGAATCGTTGGAATAAACGATGTTTTTCCAGCAGTGGCTGAGGCTCCATTTGGAGGAATTAAACAATCTGGGGTTGGAAAAGAAGGTGGATCACAAGGGATCCATGAATATGTGAATTTGAAGTATATTTCAACAGCCATTCATGAATGATCGTTTAGTGATCACTTGCTTATTTTTGTATAGCATGTTTAAAAGCATTCATAGATCTTACCTATGAATGCTTAGTCATGTTTAAGTCCGTATTGTTTGTGAAGATCTTTCAAAGCAGAAATAAGTGCATTGCTTGCTTTCCCTAAATAGTAAGCACGTATCTCTTCAATGGGCTCATCAAGGGAATGCCTTAAACTAAACCCTTTAAGAAGTTGACCAATAAATTGGCGCCCATGCTCTGTGGCTAACGTGCAGTTTGCTTCAAGAATTACCCCATAGGTACCATCGACTTCTGCCGTAATAGTTAAGACATCATACATGTTTTGAGCAGCCATTCCAGCGGGGAGCCTTGCATGACCTGCAATGAAATAGGTTTTCATATATACCTCCACTAATGATCTTAATAGCCTATACTCCTTGAAACTTGGTGCGCAATTCTTTCTGTCGCCTCTTTAATGACCGTTAAGTTCTTCCCCTCAAAGTGATTGGATAACCCGCTTACTGCCAGAGAGGCAACGACTTCATGTTTATAATTATAGATGGGATAAGAGATTCCGGTCGTATCATGATCTTGTTCGCCTTTACTAATGGCATACCCTTGCTCTCGAATGATTTTCAACTCTCTTTTTAAGGTTTCTTTATCGATTGGAGGTAAATTAGCTATAGGAGACAAAGAGGATTCATTCAACACTTTCTCCTGTCTTGATGGCGGTAAGTACGCAAGGAGAAGTTTAGGGCCTGAACCTAAATACAGCGGTGCATTTTTACCAATTTTCGTATATAAACGAAGGGCTCGATTTGAATCTACTTTCTCAATATAGGTGGCTTTGTCCTCATTCACGATGACTAAGTGGATAACTTCATTAATTTCTTGAGCTAATTGCTCCATGTAAGGCTTTGCTATTCTTCTTAACTCAATCTGATCTGCTACACGATACCCGAGTTCCATTAACTTTATACCAAGACGATACCGGCTATCATGTTCTGATTCTTTTGTTTTCATGAGAAACCCTGCTTGTTCTAAAGAAACTAGCAAACGGTAAACCGTTGGCTTTGGGATATTTGATTTGGTTGTTAGTTCCCGTAGGGTTAATTCCGGTGTTTCTTCTGTAAAGTAGTCTAGAAGTTTCAAAGCTTTCAACACACTCTGGTTCATTTTCGGTC
The nucleotide sequence above comes from Pontibacillus chungwhensis. Encoded proteins:
- a CDS encoding Dabb family protein, translating into MIEHVVLFKFNDQTTDEQKNEAIQKLTSLKNKIPGIVDLQAGVNFSDRSKGYELGLTVRFEDQEALEQYGPHEEHQKVVSYLKEIGMSDILALDFEL
- a CDS encoding CaiB/BaiF CoA transferase family protein — encoded protein: MSTSLDGIRVVDLTRVLAGPYCSMILGDLGAEVIKVEAPGGSDDTRKWGPPFQEGVSAYYLCANRNKKSITVDLKSPKGSEIIKKLVETSDVVMHNFKTGTMKRLGLDYDALKEINPRIVYCSITGFGETGPFKHLPGYDFIIQAMSGLMSITGDTDSGPQKLGIAITDVLTGLYACIGIQSALLERVTSGEGQMVDLSLYDSAVSSLINIGSNYLMSGQVPERLGNHHANIVPYQTFCSSDGEMVIAVGNDRQFKSLCKLMDMPELAWDPRFATNPDRVAHRKELVPLLQKRFSTHSTAYWKDLCHKEDVPFGPIQTVDELIQDPQLQAREMFVSAHHPKAGLIKMIGSPLKLSRTPTSLTRHPPEPGEHTAEVLSALGYTQDDLERMKNNQSI
- a CDS encoding acyl-CoA dehydrogenase family protein — encoded protein: MNFELTEEQSMLQKTVRSFVDQEIMPYIDEWDAKGHFDTDTLKKISELGLMGVCIPSKYGGSGMDYNSLAIVCEELERGDTAFRTAVSVHTGLNSMTLLQWGTEAQKEKYLIPQAKGEKVGAFGLTEPGAGSDVASLQTTAKLDGNEYVLNGQKTWISLCDTADHFLVFAYTDKERSHHGISCFIVERTMQGFSSKATKGKLGIRAGNTGELFFDDMRVPKENLVGKEGDGFKIAMSALDNGRFTVAAGACGQIMACLEASVDYCHERQTFGKEIGKHQLVKQMIANMEAGLQMSRLLVWKAGELKNSGKRNTRETSLAKWQACDFANKAADDAVQIHGAYGYSNEYPVERYLRNSKAPVIYEGTREIHTLMQADYVLGYRKDKSLDHMLPKWPFED
- a CDS encoding NAD-dependent succinate-semialdehyde dehydrogenase; amino-acid sequence: MTELKHYHHSIYIDGKWEGSESGKTASVMNPATLEKLTDVSFGGRIETQKAIQSASLSFPEWSKKTARERSRILYRVHELLLERLDELATILTLEQGKPLKEAKGEIRASASFFLWYAEEANRLYGEWIPSSLPGKRLHVIPQPVGVIAAITPWNFPSSMIARKVAPALAAGCTVVLKPAPETPLSAIELITILDEAGVPPGVVNLVTGDAEEIGAVLMKSKEVRLLTFTGSTDVGKHLMRGSADTVKKLSLELGGHAPILVFEDADLKRAATQTIASKFRNSGQTCICANRVYVHEDIMDEFTELLKEKLNQLRPGNGLKDEIDLGPLIHRQALDKVQAQLEDALHKGAKVLVGGGPLSTGLKGHFYSPTLLKDATDQMDVMSAETFGPLLPLQSFTDEEEVIQKANDTDYGLAAYLFTENLSRATRVSESLAYGIVGINDVFPAVAEAPFGGIKQSGVGKEGGSQGIHEYVNLKYISTAIHE
- a CDS encoding DUF3870 domain-containing protein produces the protein MKTYFIAGHARLPAGMAAQNMYDVLTITAEVDGTYGVILEANCTLATEHGRQFIGQLLKGFSLRHSLDEPIEEIRAYYLGKASNALISALKDLHKQYGLKHD
- a CDS encoding IclR family transcriptional regulator, coding for MNQSVLKALKLLDYFTEETPELTLRELTTKSNIPKPTVYRLLVSLEQAGFLMKTKESEHDSRYRLGIKLMELGYRVADQIELRRIAKPYMEQLAQEINEVIHLVIVNEDKATYIEKVDSNRALRLYTKIGKNAPLYLGSGPKLLLAYLPPSRQEKVLNESSLSPIANLPPIDKETLKRELKIIREQGYAISKGEQDHDTTGISYPIYNYKHEVVASLAVSGLSNHFEGKNLTVIKEATERIAHQVSRSIGY